Proteins found in one Falsirhodobacter algicola genomic segment:
- the folE2 gene encoding GTP cyclohydrolase FolE2 has protein sequence MNMRPEMPPTRAEAEAALAVLREYTASATGDDLAALQLPAILRAYPELNRAYPEGFTADAAYRETLPDLQNGPSSLIVGAQAVIQHVGISNFRLPIRYRLKDGGDIVLETSVTGTVSLEAEKKGINMSRIMRSFYVHAERDFSIEVVEHALDDYKRDLGSFDARIQMRFSFPARVRSLRSGLEGWQYYDIALELVDVAGQRKKMLHLDYVYSSTCPCSLELSEHARRTRGQLATPHSQRSVARLSAEMTGERLWFEDLIGIARSAVPTETQVMVKREDEQAFAELNAANPIFVEDAARSFCAALQRDPRVGDFRVVASHQESLHSHDAVSVLTEGPTFAQASLDPKLFSTLFHVG, from the coding sequence ATGAACATGCGTCCCGAGATGCCGCCGACCCGCGCCGAGGCCGAGGCCGCGCTGGCCGTGCTGCGCGAATACACCGCCAGCGCCACAGGCGACGACCTTGCCGCGCTGCAGCTTCCGGCGATCCTGCGCGCCTATCCCGAGCTGAACCGCGCCTATCCCGAAGGCTTCACCGCCGATGCCGCCTACCGCGAGACGCTGCCGGACCTTCAGAACGGCCCGTCCAGCCTGATCGTCGGGGCGCAGGCGGTCATCCAGCATGTCGGCATCTCCAACTTCCGCCTTCCGATCCGCTACCGCCTGAAGGACGGCGGCGACATCGTGCTGGAGACATCGGTCACCGGCACCGTCAGCCTTGAGGCGGAGAAGAAGGGCATCAACATGAGCCGCATCATGCGGTCCTTCTATGTCCATGCCGAACGCGATTTCTCCATCGAGGTGGTCGAACACGCGCTGGACGATTACAAGCGCGACCTCGGCAGCTTCGATGCGCGCATCCAGATGCGCTTCTCCTTCCCGGCGCGGGTGCGCAGCCTGCGCTCGGGGCTGGAGGGGTGGCAGTATTACGACATCGCGCTGGAACTGGTGGACGTGGCGGGGCAGCGCAAGAAGATGCTGCATCTCGACTATGTCTATTCCTCGACCTGCCCCTGTTCGCTGGAACTGTCGGAACATGCCCGCCGCACGCGCGGTCAACTCGCCACGCCCCATTCGCAGCGTTCGGTCGCCCGCCTATCGGCAGAGATGACGGGAGAGCGTCTGTGGTTCGAGGATCTGATCGGGATCGCCCGCTCGGCCGTTCCGACGGAAACGCAGGTCATGGTCAAGCGCGAGGATGAACAGGCCTTTGCCGAGCTGAACGCCGCGAACCCGATCTTCGTCGAGGATGCCGCCCGGTCCTTCTGCGCCGCGCTGCAACGCGATCCGCGCGTCGGCGATTTCCGCGTCGTGGCCAGCCATCAGGAATCGCTGCATTCCCACGATGCCGTCTCGGTCCTGACCGAGGGGCCGACCTTCGCGCAGGCCAGCCTCGATCCGAAGCTCTTCTCGACGCTGTTCCACGTCGGATGA